The following is a genomic window from Plasmodium yoelii strain 17X genome assembly, chromosome: 12.
GACAATCAATTCgatttaaatgatttttatcAATCAACTTTGAGTCTTGCAAATCAATTTAATGAGTATAATGACTATGACGATGACGAAGAAATGGAATTTCTTCGAAATACTATAGATTCACATATAAAGAAGCATcaagaaaataatacattacccgatttaaataatgtagATAAGAAAACTAAAAAGTTAATTGCTGAACTTCAAGCAGAATTAGAAAAAGTAAGAAAAGAGCTTGATAATAAAGAGAATAATGAAATAGAAATACGACAGATACAAAATCAAAGAATAACTAAAACGGATAAAAATGATTGTGTATCAGAAGATGCAAATTCTGAAGAATTGGAAAATCCAGAAAATTTCCCAGAGATAGAAAATAATCAGATCGATTTAATTAATACTGATCAATTCGAAGAGGATCAAGATAAGAAAAAAGTggccaaaaaaatattgaagaGGGGAGCATTGTTGGTTGGAATTTCTATTATGGCTTTAATGTCAGGGGCGACAATGATACCATTTGTGGTTTTAATTACACTGATTTCAGTTgaaacaatttttaaatttaggAAACTCAATAAAtctaaatttaaatttaaatttaaaatgcccaaattatttaaataactatttattattatgatttattatacttgattaaatgattaaaaattatatatttaatattgtaTGGCATAAAAGATACACCTTTACATTTTATCTAATAATGTAATTTGATTTGATTGGTTATTTTAGTATTAATGTTATTATAAATGTTATTATAAATGTTATTATCAATGTTATtataaatgttattattatatctattttaatttaatatataatgaatttatatttatttggtaTTTGTTAAGAACTCATTTATTCTTATTttcatgcatatatattagtgtatttttaatttactCGTTTTTAGTTAATATTTGTAAGTATtttgaataaaattaatttgaaCACATTTATTAATGAAATTATAAGTTATATACAGGATTTAGGGTTATGATTTAAAGTTGAGTTTTGGAGAACTcgtattcgggttagggttatgtattatattgtatttaattttgaataatttgATACTATTTATGGGTCTGTAAATGTTGATCAGATATATTTACCATTTCCATATGCTTAATCTTGAGATGAAGTCTAAATGTGTAACCAAAAAAGGGGTACgtccattaatatgaaaagaaCCATATAACcttttttcataagttataatataaataattgagtgtttatataaattaaacattattaaaataaaatatatatatttcatatattaatatatatatttattatataatgatCGTCTGTTATATAAAGCTTATTAATTAAGGAGGGTATATTGAACTATGTATAAcacaatatatttctttatttaatgaaatgttttatttagtaaaaattatttgtatcatatttattttaatttaaatcgtatttttataaccgaacagtataataattttgtatatagagtataattatatttcgATTAATTTGGAATAATTGCcgacattataatataccttcatattaatgattatatttttaatgttaattaaatatattaccaatatataataggtaataataaaatatagacgTATGGAATACCGATCGAAAATTGAGAATATAACATTGTCTATAAGatattattatgcttctaacatttttagtaatagataaaaaattgaactatatatacaatattaagttttaattgtagctACTATTCTTTtgtattttacatttgtattaatagaagttaCTTTATAccctttaatttatttatcacaaaggtataataatagattaatcactattaatttttaagctttatagttgaggtataaatatattatatttaaaaatgtttaaaaaataaaatataattatataaataaagtttggggtttataataaattttataatagcTCATAAAATTTAGTTATATGGAATGAGTGCTATTATTAtagcataaatatatataaattaaaataatattgtatCATTGACTAAAATTTGAAATATTGCTTAATCcaggaaaataatataattatatattaatgcaaatattatagaaaaattatGTTCCAATTAATATGTTTGAAATTATATATggtttatattataaatatataaattaataaaactaCAATTTAAATGACGCTTTTACagatatatgtttaattaatttttttaaacgaTAAAGTAaggaatttttttaattgatttaaaatatttttattgagtGCATTAATTGTAATGTCGTAACATACAGTGATATAACGCCAGAATTCATGGTAacaatagataaaaatattaaatacgaaCAAATATATTCTATTTATTTGATACACTTTTATGGGTATAAGCCAATTCTACATATTCTTAAACATactataatattagaaaagTATGGATAAAAgttaaaatgaaatattataataattagtTAAGCAATATTTGGTGAggtaatattagaattagcACTACCAAGAAAAACAATAACGATTCTATAATTTTacctaaaaatatatttttttctattatagaactaaatataattttat
Proteins encoded in this region:
- a CDS encoding fam-b protein, producing MRISIFKFVFFSIIICFFEYAKNELCLERSIINFRNNRVLAYGDNQFDLNDFYQSTLSLANQFNEYNDYDDDEEMEFLRNTIDSHIKKHQENNTLPDLNNVDKKTKKLIAELQAELEKVRKELDNKENNEIEIRQIQNQRITKTDKNDCVSEDANSEELENPENFPEIENNQIDLINTDQFEEDQDKKKVAKKILKRGALLVGISIMALMSGATMIPFVVLITLISVETIFKFRKLNKSKFKFKFKMPKLFK